ATAAACAATGATAGTTACAAAGTTACCCTTTAAAATGTGCCATGAAGTTTTTAAAGTTTCTATAATAGAAAACGGATGGTACATATACAGATGCTAAGCGTTTTTCATGATAACTCGTTTCCAAAAATCCTGCATAAAGCCAAAGCCATAAGCTACCAGCTGTATAAAGGATGTTATTATGCTCAAAAATGCAATTTTTAGGGATTTATTTTGAGTTAAAGCGTGAAAAAATATTAACAATATGTAAACAGCTAATAAAACATTGCAAAGTTGGGCTACAGGCCATTGCAATAAATTAGCTACTAATGTAAAGCCTAGCCCCAGCGTAAAAACCGCCGGAAAAAAGTGAACCGCTTTTAACTGGTGAGGAAAGAATTTATAAATATTGATACGCGCCCGGCCAAAAAAGTGCAGCTGCTTATAAAATTGTTTAAAATTGGTGCGCCGCTTATGGTAAACAATGGCATCAGGTATCAGGCCGATTTTAAAACCGGCGGTATGCACGCGGATGCTGTACTCAATATCCTCGCCGAGGCGCGTGATGATAAAGCCACCTACCTTTTGCCACACCTTGCGCGATAAGCCCATGTTAAAGCTGCGCGGATGAAATTGCCCGCCCATGTTTTTTTTGTTGCCACGGATGCCGCCGGTGGTAAAAGGCGAGGTCATGGAATAGCTTATGGCTTTTTGAATGGGGGTGAAGGATGTGTGCGCCGCATCAGGCCCGCCATACATGTCCAGCCAGTTTACAGTAAGGGAGTTGTTAACCGTTTCCAGGTAATTAGGCGGAATCAGGCAATCCGAATCAAAGATAATGAAGTAGTCGCCTTTAGCGCGTTCAAAACCAAAGTTGCGTGCAAAGCCCTGGCCCTCATTAGCTTTTACGTAATAGGTTAGATCGAGCTTATCCTGAAAGCTTTTTACGATATCGGCAGCATCATCTTTTGAACCGTCCTCAATAACCATCACATCAAACTGCTTATAAGTTTGCAGGGTGAGCGTTTCCAGCAGTTCTTTTATCTCCTGCGGGCGGTTATATAAAGGTATAATGATGGTATAGTGCATGCGTCTTATTGGGTATGCTTTCAGGGGTTATGCGCAGATATTATATAAGGTGCAACCAATAATCTAAACCGTTTCCTCAATCTGGTAATTATTTCTGTCGCTCGAGTTGCGCGAAACCAGTTCGGCCACAAACCCGGTTAAAAACAGTTGGGAGCCCAAAATAATGGCTACTAAGGCTATATAAAACAGTGGATTGTCTGTCGTGTCGCGATAATGCTCATTACGGGCAATGTGGTAAAGCTTTTCAAATATGATCCATAATGCCATCACCAGGCCCGTGAAAAAACTAAGCACGCCCATAGTTCCAAAAAAGTGCATAGGGCGTTTGCCGAACTTACCTACAAAAAATATCGATAACAGGTCCAGAAATCCGTTAATGAACCGGCTTAAACCGAATTTTGTTTTGCCGTATTTACGGGCGCGGTGCTCAACCACCTGCTCGCCTATTTTGGTAAAGCCCGCCCATTTGGCCAATACGGGTATGTAGCGGTGCATTTCGCCGTAAACCTCAATATTTTTAACTACAGCCTTGCGGTATGCTTTAAGGCCGCAATTAAAATCGTGCAGGTTATGTATGCCCGACATGCTGCGGGTAGCCGAGTTGAACAGTTTGGTCGGGATAGTTTTGCTCAGCGGATCATATCGCTTGGCTTTCCAGCCGGATATCAGGTCATATTCTTCTTCGATAACGCGGCGGTACAGTTCGGGTATTTCGTCGGGGCTATCCTGCAAATCGGCATCCATGGTGATTACCACATTACCTTGTGCCGCCTCAAAGCCCACATTCAACGCGGCTGATTTACCGTAGTTACGCCTGAACTTTACGCCCCTTAAATGCTGGTTGCCCTGTTTAAGCCGGCAGATCATATCCCACGAGCCATCCTTGCTGCCATCATCAACCAGTATCACCTCATAGCTGAATTTATGCTCGTCCATTACCCGTGCTATCCAAGAGGTAAGCTCGGGCAACGATTCCACTTCATCATATAAAGGTACTACTACTGATATATCCATTTAATAAGCCTTGCTTGCGGCGTTGCAAAAATATAAAAAAAGCGGGAATGGCATTTAAGGTAATAACTTGGTGCACTAACGTATAAATTAGCATATTTGTGTATGCTTAAAACCTTTCTTACATTTTTGATAGTTATAGTTTTTTTTGATGCCGCAAATGCTCAATCTCCCGCGCCATTTACTGATACGGTAATTTATTATGCCAAAAGCAGAGAACGGGTAGCATCTGCTAATAATGCATACTACACACATAAAATTTTACCTTTAGACCCGGAGAAAAACTTATACCCGGTTGTAGAAACTTACAAGAACGGTAAACTTAAGTTAAAAGCTTATGCCCAAAAGCCGGATGGTACTGAGTTTAATGGGAACTATTTCGAGTATTTTGAAAATGGCCGTCGAAAAACAATGGCGACTTATTTAAACGGTAAATCTGTTGGAAGAGAATATAAGTATTATCCAAATGGACAATTGTACACCATTAAAGAGGTGGATGGTTATGGTTGGCGGATGCTTGAGTGCCATGATACAACAGGGGTAGTTGTTACGAAGGATGGCGAAGGTACATGGTTAGATTACGATTATGATAATGAACACTTTTATATTTCAGGCCCGGTTAAAAATGGTGATAAAAGCGGAGAGTGGGCTGTTCAGGTAAATGATGACATTTTGGAAGTTCAAGAATACTCTAATGCCGGATCGTTTATCAAAAGCTATTTTAAAGATAAAAAAGGCCGGGTTGTCGAATGGTCGGATGATATCGTTCCAGGCCCCGGTTACAGTAGTGTACCTGTTTTCAAAGGTGGGCTGCATGCTTTCGGAAGGTTTTTGGCCAAGAATATAAGATATCCAGCCCTTGCACGGGAAAAGAATAAGCAGGGACGCGTGTTTATATCCTTTATAGTAACTGAAACAGGTAAGCTAAAAGATATTAAGGTGTTAAAAGGTATTGGTTTTGGGTGCGACGAGGAGGTGGTTCGCGTCATGAAATTATCACCTGATTGGAAACCTCAATATTTAAATGGTAAACCAGTAAAAGAGCTTTACACTGTTCCAATAGCTTTCAATTTGGCAAATTGATTAAAATAGAGGCGCTTAGTGATCACTCAGCGCCTTTTCTAATATTTACGCATACTCAACTATAATATCTCCAGTACTTTCCCCGTACGCTCACGTGTAGCATCGGCCAATTGTTCGTTATTTGAGAGAGACTGCCCGTAGGATGGTATCATCTGCTTAAGCTTAGCCTGCCACGCGGCTGACCGTGCTTTATCCTTAAAGCAGCGTTCTATCAACTGGATCATGATAGGTACTGAGGTTGACGCGCCCGGCGATGCGCCTAACAAAGCAGATATACTGCCATCGGCAGAGGTAACTACTTCGGTACCAAATTCAAGCTTTCCGCCCAGTTTGTCGTCTTTTTTGATGATCTGTACACGCTGGCCGGCAATATCTAATTTCCAGTCGCTTTGTTTGGCTTGCGGGTAATAATCCTGTAAAGCTTTCAGCCTGTCTGCAGGTGATTGCATTACCTGGCCGATCAGGTATTTGGTCAGCGCCATTTCGTGCAGGCCTACTGATAGCAACGGTTTTATATTATGCAGCTTGATAGATTTAAACAGATCAAGCAGTGAGCCTTTCTTTAAAAAACGGGTTGAGAAACCGGCATACGGGCCAAACAGCAATTCACGCTTGCCGTTTACCATGCGGGTGTCCAGGTGAGGTACTGACATTGGCGGCGAACCTACCGAAGCCTTGCCGTACACTTTGGCATTATGTTGCGCAACAACCTCAGGGTTAGTACATACCAGCCATTGCCCGCTTACCGGGAAACCGCCAAAGCCCTTACTTTCAGGTATGCCCGATTTTTGCAGCAGGGGCAATGCGCCGCCGCCCGCACCTACAAAAATAAATTTGGCTTCAAGCTTTCGGGTTTTGCCTGTAGAGTTGTCTTTAATATCTATTTGCCAGTTGTTGTTATCCTTGTTGCGCTTGATATCTTCAACCTCGTGGTTAAGGCTCAGCTTTACGCCGGGCTGGCTTTGCAGCTTGTTAATAAGCGAGCGTGTAAGCGCGCCAAAGTTAACATCGGTGCCAATATCCATATATGTGGCCGATACCTTTTCGCCTGGCTGGCGGCCATCCATAATTAATGGGATCCACTGTTTTAGCTGGGCGGCGTCTTCAGCATACAGCATATCTTTAAAAAAGTGATGCTTTACCAGCGCTTGTTGTCTTTTTTTAAGATATTCTACATTCTCATCGCCCCAAACAAAGCTCATATGGGGTACCTTGGTTATGAATTCTTTTGGCGATGACAGGTAACCCGTTTCAACCAGGTGCGCCCAAAACTCCTTGCTAATCTCAAACTGCTCGGCAATTTGTATGGCTTTTTTTATTTCTATTGAACCATCGGGCTTTTGCGGCGTATAGTTAAGCTCGCAAAAAGCGGAGTGGCCGGTACCCGCGTTGTTCATCGCGTCCGAACTTTCGGCGGCAATAACATCAAGGCGCTCAAATATTTCAATGGTGAGGTCGGGCTGGAGCTCTTTAAGCATAACCCCTAAGGTGGCGCTCATAATACCCGCGCCTATCAACACCACGTCGGCATAATTGCCCGCAACACTGTTCGTATTGTTCATTCTCTGTACAAAAGCCCGTTTAAATACAAGGGCACCAAAAATATTAACTGATTAAAACCAAAACGGTTTTTGATTTAAAAATTGTGGCCGGGAGTTTTAATAAGCTTCTTTCTTGCTCAAACCGCATTCGTAAATCATGGCAATTTTAATAAAAAAATACAATAAAGTGCCGGTTTGTGTTAAAACCCAATCATACAATTACTATAAATTTTATATTGATATGATAAAATTACGAAATATGATAAACCGTAGCTGACAGGTATGAGATTGACTTAAATTGACGATTACGTAATTTTTAGATTTTATTGCGGATGCCAGGTTTTGTTAAACGTTAAAATACTTTTATAGAAATGTCAGTATTTCTTAAATTGAGTTGTATTTGTACGTAATTCTCAAAAAAATGTTAAATATTTTATGAAATTATTATGGATTTTATAAAAATAAATTAAATTCGCCTCAATAATTAGTTGCTATTACAACAAACTGTTATTAAACCCCAACAATTTTTAAAAAGAAATAAATAAAACAATGGCAAAACTTGAGTACATCTGGCTTGACGGCTACAAACCAACACAAAGCCTGCGCAGCAAAACAAAAATCGTTAAAAGTTTTAGCGGTAACGTAGAGGATTTAGATAACTGGAGCTTTGACGGTTCATCAACTGAGCAGGCACCAGGTGGTTCGTCAGATTGTATCTTAAAACCGGTATACGTAGTTCCTGATCCGCAGCGTAAAGATGGTTGGTTGGTAATGTGCGAGGTACTTGATTCAACAGGTAAAGCGCATGAGTCAAACGGCCGTGCTTTGATCGAGGATGACGACAATGATTTCTGGTTCGGTTTTGAGCAGGAGTATTTCCTTTGGGATCCAGCAACCAACAAACCGCTTGGTTTCCCTGCAGGTGGTTACCCTGGTCCGCAAGGCCCTTACTACTGCTCAGTAGGCGCTAACAACGCTTTCGGTCGCGAAATTGTTGAAGAGCACTTAGACGTATGTTTAGAGGCTGGCTTAAATGTTGAGGGTATCAACGCTGAGGTTGCTGCCGGACAGTGGGAATTCCAGATATTCGCTAAGGGCGCTAAAGAAGCCGGCGACCAGATCTGGATTGCGCGTTACCTGCTTGAGCGTATTGGCGAGAAATACGGAGTATCAATTAACTGGCATTGTAAACCGCTTGGTCAGCTTGATTGGAACGGTTCAGGTATGCACGCTAACTTCTCAAACACATTATTACGTACCGCTAACAGCAAAGAGAAATTCGAGGCAGTTTGCGAGGCCTTCCGTCCGGCTGTGGCTGAGTGTATCGCCGTTTACGGTGCCGATAACGATCAGCGCTTAACCGGTAAACACGAAACCGCTTCTATCCACGACTTTAGCTATGGTGTATCTGATCGTGGCGCTTCAATCCGTATCCCGCTTTACGCAGTTGATCACAACTGGAGTGGTTACCTGGAAGATCGTCGTCCTAACTCAGCTGCCGATCCATACAAAGTAGCTGCGGTTATCATCAAAACTGTAAAATCAGCTAAGATCTAATCAGGTCAGCTCATTTATATACTTGGTCCCCCGGTTTTTAAAAACCGGGGGATTTTTTTTAGCCAACCTATCCTAAACGGCGAAGCCCTCATAAGCACCGCTAAAAAATAATGATAGTGAATAATCCTCCCCGAGGGGGAGGACTTTGATAAAATAAGAATGAGTCATTGCGAGGTACGAAGCAATCTCTTGAGGGCAAGAGAGCGTGAAAAGCTTAAAGAGATTGCTTCGTACCTCGCAATGACGTAATGAGAATAAGGATGAAAAAAGCAAAGCACAACCCATAAATATCCTATTTTACCGGCATCAGTAATGCCCGGAGTAGCATAAGCTTTGCCAAAGCATAACCTTTCACCGGGCAGGACGTAGCCGGCAGCTTTTGCTTCTTTTGTCTGCACAAAAGAAGTTAAGGACAGGTAACAAATGCTGTTTTAAAAAGCCTTATAACCCAAATAATCTCCGCCATCAATAATCTTTAACCCATCCACTGGCCAATTGTAGGCATAAACCCAGCAGTTAGTCAAGCCCGAATCAGTTTCAACGGGAGTTAATAATCGTACATATTCATGCGGTTGAAGGTCGTTTGGGGAGATGCCTTCATACTCATCTAATATGGGCAACACTTCATCGGGCTTATAAATGCTATAAATGCTGCCGTAGACATATCCGCCCGAATCATCAATAATAGCGCCGGGATATTCACCAACATCATACAAGGTACCCCGTGTGCGGCCTTTGCTTATAAAGGTGCAATGCCTTTGCAGGTATGCGGCAAACTGGTTATGCTTTACAAGCAGGGTGCCGTAAACAAAAAGCAGGCAGGCGTTATCATTCATCAAGCAGCAAAATACCGGTATATAATGGGCTTTGCAAAAACTTTACTAATTTCACTTTTGGCTATACCTTTGCACCCATGACTAAAGACCAACTCATCGACTACATTAAAGACAATAGCATCACCAAAATAAAATTTGCCTTTGCTGATATTGACGGCGCTCTGCGTGGAAAAACCATCAGCACGCAAAAGTTTTTAGATGGTTTGCAGGATGGTTATGGCTTTTGCGATGTTGTGTTTGGCTGGGACATAACAGATGCCGCTTATGATAACGTAAAGGTTACCGGCTGGCATAGCGGCTACCCCGATAAGGATTGCCGTATAGATCTGACAACCAAACGGAACATCCCCTGGCAAGGTAATATCCCTTTCTTTTTGGCTGATTTTAGCAAAGCCGATGGCAACGATCTGCAAGCATGCCCGCGCAGTTTGTTGAAGCGTATAGTTAAGCAATGCGATGACATGGGCTACCATGCCGAATTTGCGCAGGAGTTTGAGTGGTTCAACTTTTTAGAAACGCCGCATAGTTTGGAGCAAAAGGGATTTATCAATATGCAGCCCTTAACCCCGGGCATGTTTGGCTACTCCATATTGCGCACCTCGCAGCAAAATGATTTTTATAATGATCTGTTTGATCTGCTTACACAATTTGATATCCCGATTGAGGGGCTGCATACCGAAACCGGTCCGGGCGTTTACGAAGCTGCCATTGTACACGACGAAACCCTGCGCGCTGCCGATAAGGCCGTGCTGTTTAAAACCGCAGTAAAGGAGATCGCCTCCAAACACGGCATAACCGCCACTTTTATGGCCAAATGGAATGCGGATTTGCCGGGCTGCAGCGGGCACATTCATCAAAGCTTGTGGGATAAGGATAAGGAAAATAACCTGTTTTACGATGCCGCCGATGAGCATAACATGAGCGATCTGCTCAAGCATTACCTGGCCGGGCAGTTATATTGCCTGCCGCATTTGCTGCCTATGTACGCGCCAACCATTAACAGCTATAAGCGATTGGTTGAAGGAGCCTGGGCGCCAACTACCATTACCTGGGGATTTGATAACCGCACAACGGCCATCCGTATATTGAACGATAGTGAAAAATATACCCGGTCAGAAATGCGTATACCCGGTTCTGATACCAACCCGTACCTGGCCATAGCCGCGTCGCTGGCTTCGGGGTTGTATGGCATTAAGCATAAGTTGGACCTGAATATCCCCGCCACCGAGGGTAATGGTTACCAGGATCTGCGCAATGGTCGTTTGCACAGCAACCTGTACGATGCCGCCATCGCTATGCAAAACTCATCGGTAGCTAAGGAGCTTTTTGGCGAAGGTTTTGTTGATCATTTTACCAATACCCGCATCTGGGAGCACCGCCAGCACGCCAAAGCCGTGACCGACTGGGAGTTGAAACGCTATTTTGAAGCAATATAGATTGATTTCGGATTTAAAAATCCGGATTAATTTCTGGGGCTATCATGCAAGAAATTTCACCCCTCTTTGCGCAGCAGAGGGGCAGGCGGTGAGTAAAACTCAAAATAATTCCCAATCTTTGCGGCGATTATAAATTCTAAATGGACTATTCAGTTATTATTAAGGCGGCGTGGGATGGATACGATGCGTCAAAAACCATAAAAACGATTGAGGATATCAGCGCGAAGGTTTCAACCAATCACGTTTACCGCATTACGTTTGATGATGACGATATCATCATTGCCAAGCTATCTTATTTTGGTAAATACGAGCATTTTAAGGAAGATCACCGGCTGATCCACGCGCTGTCAAACAACCTGCTTTACCCGTTTGAGACACTGCTTTCTAAATCATTATTAAAAAATAACCGGGTTTACACCTATCGTTATAAACAAGGCAAAAAGGATGTCTGGGTGGTATTTTATAACCCGACCCGTATTATGACGCGCCTGCCCCGCCAGTTGGAAGAGGAGCATATTATGAAGCTCGGCCAGCAGGTGGGCAAATTTCACAAGGCCTGTTCGCGGGTGAAGAATGTGTTGCCCAAATCGTCAAAAACACTGCGTACGGATATCAATATCCTACTGGAGCAGATCGCCAAAAACGAAAAGCATTTTGGCAGCCGTATGCAGGCGGATTATGTAAAATACCATTGTGAACTGTTCCTGAAAAACCGCTCAAAATATAACCTCAACTCGTTTGAGATTATCCCGGTATTTATTGACTGGAACATCGGCAACTTTTCGGTAACGCCCGACCTGGAGCTGTATTCGAGGTGGGA
This genomic interval from Mucilaginibacter defluvii contains the following:
- a CDS encoding glycosyltransferase is translated as MHYTIIIPLYNRPQEIKELLETLTLQTYKQFDVMVIEDGSKDDAADIVKSFQDKLDLTYYVKANEGQGFARNFGFERAKGDYFIIFDSDCLIPPNYLETVNNSLTVNWLDMYGGPDAAHTSFTPIQKAISYSMTSPFTTGGIRGNKKNMGGQFHPRSFNMGLSRKVWQKVGGFIITRLGEDIEYSIRVHTAGFKIGLIPDAIVYHKRRTNFKQFYKQLHFFGRARINIYKFFPHQLKAVHFFPAVFTLGLGFTLVANLLQWPVAQLCNVLLAVYILLIFFHALTQNKSLKIAFLSIITSFIQLVAYGFGFMQDFWKRVIMKNA
- a CDS encoding glycosyltransferase family 2 protein — encoded protein: MDISVVVPLYDEVESLPELTSWIARVMDEHKFSYEVILVDDGSKDGSWDMICRLKQGNQHLRGVKFRRNYGKSAALNVGFEAAQGNVVITMDADLQDSPDEIPELYRRVIEEEYDLISGWKAKRYDPLSKTIPTKLFNSATRSMSGIHNLHDFNCGLKAYRKAVVKNIEVYGEMHRYIPVLAKWAGFTKIGEQVVEHRARKYGKTKFGLSRFINGFLDLLSIFFVGKFGKRPMHFFGTMGVLSFFTGLVMALWIIFEKLYHIARNEHYRDTTDNPLFYIALVAIILGSQLFLTGFVAELVSRNSSDRNNYQIEETV
- a CDS encoding TonB family protein, which encodes MLKTFLTFLIVIVFFDAANAQSPAPFTDTVIYYAKSRERVASANNAYYTHKILPLDPEKNLYPVVETYKNGKLKLKAYAQKPDGTEFNGNYFEYFENGRRKTMATYLNGKSVGREYKYYPNGQLYTIKEVDGYGWRMLECHDTTGVVVTKDGEGTWLDYDYDNEHFYISGPVKNGDKSGEWAVQVNDDILEVQEYSNAGSFIKSYFKDKKGRVVEWSDDIVPGPGYSSVPVFKGGLHAFGRFLAKNIRYPALAREKNKQGRVFISFIVTETGKLKDIKVLKGIGFGCDEEVVRVMKLSPDWKPQYLNGKPVKELYTVPIAFNLAN
- a CDS encoding malate:quinone oxidoreductase, with amino-acid sequence MNNTNSVAGNYADVVLIGAGIMSATLGVMLKELQPDLTIEIFERLDVIAAESSDAMNNAGTGHSAFCELNYTPQKPDGSIEIKKAIQIAEQFEISKEFWAHLVETGYLSSPKEFITKVPHMSFVWGDENVEYLKKRQQALVKHHFFKDMLYAEDAAQLKQWIPLIMDGRQPGEKVSATYMDIGTDVNFGALTRSLINKLQSQPGVKLSLNHEVEDIKRNKDNNNWQIDIKDNSTGKTRKLEAKFIFVGAGGGALPLLQKSGIPESKGFGGFPVSGQWLVCTNPEVVAQHNAKVYGKASVGSPPMSVPHLDTRMVNGKRELLFGPYAGFSTRFLKKGSLLDLFKSIKLHNIKPLLSVGLHEMALTKYLIGQVMQSPADRLKALQDYYPQAKQSDWKLDIAGQRVQIIKKDDKLGGKLEFGTEVVTSADGSISALLGASPGASTSVPIMIQLIERCFKDKARSAAWQAKLKQMIPSYGQSLSNNEQLADATRERTGKVLEIL
- a CDS encoding glutamine synthetase beta-grasp domain-containing protein — translated: MAKLEYIWLDGYKPTQSLRSKTKIVKSFSGNVEDLDNWSFDGSSTEQAPGGSSDCILKPVYVVPDPQRKDGWLVMCEVLDSTGKAHESNGRALIEDDDNDFWFGFEQEYFLWDPATNKPLGFPAGGYPGPQGPYYCSVGANNAFGREIVEEHLDVCLEAGLNVEGINAEVAAGQWEFQIFAKGAKEAGDQIWIARYLLERIGEKYGVSINWHCKPLGQLDWNGSGMHANFSNTLLRTANSKEKFEAVCEAFRPAVAECIAVYGADNDQRLTGKHETASIHDFSYGVSDRGASIRIPLYAVDHNWSGYLEDRRPNSAADPYKVAAVIIKTVKSAKI
- a CDS encoding gamma-glutamylcyclotransferase family protein, with product MNDNACLLFVYGTLLVKHNQFAAYLQRHCTFISKGRTRGTLYDVGEYPGAIIDDSGGYVYGSIYSIYKPDEVLPILDEYEGISPNDLQPHEYVRLLTPVETDSGLTNCWVYAYNWPVDGLKIIDGGDYLGYKAF
- a CDS encoding glutamine synthetase family protein, which codes for MTKDQLIDYIKDNSITKIKFAFADIDGALRGKTISTQKFLDGLQDGYGFCDVVFGWDITDAAYDNVKVTGWHSGYPDKDCRIDLTTKRNIPWQGNIPFFLADFSKADGNDLQACPRSLLKRIVKQCDDMGYHAEFAQEFEWFNFLETPHSLEQKGFINMQPLTPGMFGYSILRTSQQNDFYNDLFDLLTQFDIPIEGLHTETGPGVYEAAIVHDETLRAADKAVLFKTAVKEIASKHGITATFMAKWNADLPGCSGHIHQSLWDKDKENNLFYDAADEHNMSDLLKHYLAGQLYCLPHLLPMYAPTINSYKRLVEGAWAPTTITWGFDNRTTAIRILNDSEKYTRSEMRIPGSDTNPYLAIAASLASGLYGIKHKLDLNIPATEGNGYQDLRNGRLHSNLYDAAIAMQNSSVAKELFGEGFVDHFTNTRIWEHRQHAKAVTDWELKRYFEAI